In the genome of Stomoxys calcitrans chromosome 4, idStoCalc2.1, whole genome shotgun sequence, the window GGCGGTGATACTGTTCATTTTTTTGCAAAGAGGGTATTGTTTTAGTTTGGCTTAGCTAAAAAATACAaagagtttttattttttgttacagTTACGATAATATTTTATATGGCCTTGAAGTTAAAAATCttcgatttttgtgaaaaaaaaaaaaatattattcaatGGCCTAAGatacaaaaaagtaaataaaaaacaataactAATGTGTTCTCATTATCATGATGTTGTAGTGTTCAACATCTTCTATACAACATGGCTTGGCTTATATAATGCTTTGAGCTGCAGACTTCTttatttcattctttttttttttaattattctcACTTGAATTGCGGGCCATAATGACTCTCCTTCTCTTCAGTAATCCCTTgccgtttttttttcctttttacaaTTTCTCAAATGCACTGGCATTTGTTAGCATTTCCCTTGTAAGACGCCATACTTGTTTGGCGGCTTGTTCCAAAGCACTGGGCGATTTACCCTTGAACAAATCCAAAGTCGGTAGAAAGTAGTGAGGACATCGACGATATTGCAGACAGGATattaattgcagaaatatgccaTTGATGCGATCCGCAATACACGGCTCATCCCATTCAAAATCACGCGGATGTTTTTCACATTCGTACAACAGCAGGGTTTTCAAATGATAGGCGGTTATAGGATTACCAGGCAATTCTAGATGGCGATCGCGCAGTGTCTTCAGGATGCTTAGGCAACGACGACGACAGCCACCTGAAAAGGGAAACAGAAACAATCGTTAAAAAGTTTTGGAAGTCTACAACGATCAATAATAAATGTATATGATGGGTTGGATTCGTTTAAGTAACCAACACAGCAATGGGAACCAATAGCCAAGGTAGTCAATAGAAAATATCACCACGATACATTCCAAGTAATGTAATGTAACATAAAGTATATGGAAGGAGTTGCTAGGATTTGACCTTAAGAAGTAGAAGTCTGACGAAGTGGCTTGTTCAATGGTAGAAGATAActctacttttattttataaacaCTTGATGAGGTATGAGTTTGGACCAGTGTTACAAGTCCAATTGCATATTGGACTTGAAACCACGGAATACGGACAATAAGATGGAGCATTATCTTTTACCGAGGGCTGAGGATATAATGCCGGATTGTTAGAATGTCGGATAAGCAAGTATTCACAGTGGTAGATGTAGTCTACACACTCTATCTCCGACACGACCATAGATAAGATGAAATTTATGAAAAGCCCAATGACAAAATAAGCCCTTTTACGATGGAGAAGCTACGATTGCGTCTCGCAGCCtctagagcaaaaaaaaaaacccgttCTAGAAGGTATACCAAATGAGGCCATCAGGCCAATAGCTGAAAACAGACCGGAATTTCTACTGAGAATGTGCCTGGTCAGCAAGCTTATGGAGCGACTCATAAAGCCACGGCACCAGAACGCCATCATTGAGAGTGGTGGACAACATGGCTTTCGGGCAGGAATGAGTGGAATTctcagagatgtggtggagataATAAAGGCGGCTAGGTAAAAAACCACTACTCTAGATCGATTGTCCTCTTGTccacactggatgtgaagaacgcaTTTAATAGCCTCAAATGGTCAGGGCACTCAGAGAGGACATTAATATCCCCGCGTAtctgatgagaataatgagaagttacCTGCAAAACAGGGTACTGATATATACCTCTCAAGAGAgaatatgaggtcacatcaAGAGTGCCGCAGAACTCTATACTTGGACCGTGATGTGAAGAACGCATTTAAAAAGCCTCAAATACCCCCGGTCCAGAAGGTATAACAGCCGAGGTCATCAGGCAAATAGCTGAAAACAGACCATAATTTCTACTGAGAATCTTTAACGGGTGCCCGGGTTGCAAGCTTTCGGAGCGACTCATAAGGCCACGGTACCAGAACGCCATCATTGAGAGAGGTGGACAACATGGCTTTCGAGCAGGAATATTCACTATTGGAGTTCTCAGAGATGTGGTGAAGATAATAAAGCGGCTAGTTAAAGAACCCCTACTCTAGGTCGATTGTCCTCTGGTCCACACGGGATGTGAAAAACGCATTTAATAGCCTCAAATGGTCTGACGCCTTCCGGGCACTCAGAGAGGACATTAATATCGCCGCATAtctgatgagaataatgagaagttacCTGCAAAATAGGGTACTGATATATACTTCTCAAGAGAGAATATGAGTTCAGATCAGAAGgaccggattttttaaatgccaAAAATGATCAAACACAGGGAAAATAAAAACGCTAGACGAAGCCTTTCTAGTAGGATATCCAGACGACATCGCTGCTGTCATTATAGCAAGAGACACGGAAGGGACAGAGAATAAACTACAGCAGATAAGGGTAAGAGCAAGTCTGGCTGGACTAACTCGGTTTACAATTTGTGATGACAGGAGACAGAGTTGTGAGTGTAAATGGATAAGCTCGACTTACTTGTGAATACCAAGAGGTGAATTACATATTTGGGAATTCGACTGGATTCAAAGCTGACCTATGCAGAGCAAATCCGGCATAAGATGACAATGGTCTCGTAGATAATGGCGCAACTCagtcgactgatggcaaacGTAGGGCGGCTTTCCCGAGTAGGCGCTGACTCTTAATAGAGTCTGGACCTGAGCATCCTCTTGTACtacttaatttcccatgaacattccactaaggaacagggtttacttctcttatatcatcGGGTGcattccgattaaagtttaggctcaatgataaggggcctcctttttatgccgagtccgtacggctagccgcatagcgacactactttgttgagaagttttaacatggcaggatacctcacaaatgtggctagtaaggggataaccaccgctaaaattgTTTTAATGCTCACGTCCGAGCCGGATATTATTTAGATCGGACAATTTTTGGGTATAtaccccgtatagaccgatcttccggatAAAGGTCTTTCTCCCATAACTGGCATCTTTATACcccatttggaacagtgagctatGCTAAACCCCTAAAATCATCCCCGAGTAtagcacatttggatatagctgccctatatatcGATCGCCCAGTTTACGGTTTTAAACTCACAAAACTCGCAttttttactcgattttgctgaaattttgcataatgagttatgttaagagCCCCGACGTCCGCGccaaatatcggtctatatctatatatagcgaGTTTGGTCCAGAACAGATgatcatgtttcgatatagctactagggttcataaatggtgcatatttcagtggattttgacgaaacttTGTTTATATACATACTCAAGCTGATGTGTATCCTAAGTTCAACTCGGCTGAACTTTCtgccttttatttgtttttctctaAATCTAATAATAAAATTATCTCTTACCTTGCAGTAGACGATTTTCAGCCTCAAAAAAACTCAACACCCATGCATCACCTTCCATGCTTGCTGCATTGTTGTTCTTATTTTGAAATATGACACTCTCCTTCGAAAGCAAATCGAATCCTTCTGTCTTTACCTCAGCCACAATGCTGGGATGAGGCCAGGGTAAGTGTGGCAATGGCCAATGTGCtgccgatcttggccaaatgcCCGAACACTTAAAGGCCGGAGTTATTTGCACTACAAAACGTTCACGTATCCTTAGCTTGACCTCTGTGGTATCGCCAATCATTTTGACCATATCCCGATAAATACTTTTGTCACAAGCCTGGGCCACCAGTGTCTGGAAACGAGCGCGTATTTTTCGGGATGATAGATATCCAGAGGCTGTAATGAATTCTACCCACAGTGACATGGAACGTTTGCGACCATCGCTGAGCTTAAGCACTGCACAACCGGGTAGTGTACCATCATCGACAAAATTGAAGACGCCCATTTGATTGAGATATAGCACGATTTCGAATTCATTGGGCGATATGACTTCAACGCCTTCAaatctaaaagaaaaaaaggaataaagttagacattttttataataaattaattcaaatttgtttaaaatttcaaagttaGTGGACGATTTCTTTCTTGCTTTGTTTGGCTAATTTTAATTCTTGCATAGTAACGTTTCGTTACCACTTGTGTGGAATGTATACAAGTGATGAAGGGGGGATATTTGCCCAGCAAACCAGATGTCTGATGTT includes:
- the LOC106082077 gene encoding protein mab-21-like, whose translation is MLVPPDMMAAQTRMIYQMNRYCAERVQARMFKTATAIREICKIVQDILKEVELQEPRFISSLVECNGRFEGVEVISPNEFEIVLYLNQMGVFNFVDDGTLPGCAVLKLSDGRKRSMSLWVEFITASGYLSSRKIRARFQTLVAQACDKSIYRDMVKMIGDTTEVKLRIRERFVVQITPAFKCSGIWPRSAAHWPLPHLPWPHPSIVAEVKTEGFDLLSKESVIFQNKNNNAASMEGDAWVLSFFEAENRLLQGGCRRRCLSILKTLRDRHLELPGNPITAYHLKTLLLYECEKHPRDFEWDEPCIADRINGIFLQLISCLQYRRCPHYFLPTLDLFKGKSPSALEQAAKQVWRLTREMLTNASAFEKL